One Brassica napus cultivar Da-Ae unplaced genomic scaffold, Da-Ae ScsIHWf_773;HRSCAF=1112, whole genome shotgun sequence genomic region harbors:
- the LOC125605568 gene encoding protein EMBRYO DEFECTIVE 514-like — MAEQQEIVASAPAEPITDMEVEAAEKRAREETKETEDGGESKKQKVEEEEKPNGSDPVKLGPKEFVTSVAMFDYFTKFMHFWPTDLDVNKYEHMVLLDLIKKGHTEPDNKIGGGIKAFQVRTHPMWKSRCFFLVREDDTADDFSYRKCVDHILPLPENMKTPGSNGNGHGGGGRGGGRRGGRGGGRGGRFRR, encoded by the exons ATGGCTGAGCAACAAGAGATCGTAGCTTCCGCGCCAGCTGAACCAATAACAGACATGGAAGTGGAGGCTGCGGAGAAACGCGCGAGAGAGGAGACGAAGGAAACAGAGGATGGAGGCGAATCCAAGAAGCAGAAagtggaagaggaagagaaaccCAACGGGTCGGATCCGGTTAAGCTGGGTCCGAAGGAGTTCGTTACCTCTGTGGCGATGTTTGATTACTTCACCAAGTTTATGCACTTCTGGCCAACTGATCTCGATGTCAACAAG TATGAACACATGGTGCTGTTAGATCTGATCAAGAAAGGCCATACTGAGCCTGACAATAAGATTGGAGGAGGGATCAAAGCCTTCCAAGTAAGAACCCATCCGATGTGGAAGAGCAGGTGCTTCTTTTTGGTTAGGGAAGACGACACTGCTGATGATTTCAGCTACAGGAAGTGCGTTGATCACATCCTCCCGTTGCCTGAAAACATGAAAACTCCTGGGTCTAACGGTAATGGGCACGGTGGGGGAGGTCGCGGTGGGGGAAGAAGAGGTGGACGTGGTGGTGGTAGAGGTGGGAGGTTCAGAAGATGA
- the LOC125605569 gene encoding NADPH-dependent aldo-keto reductase, chloroplastic-like — protein sequence MRSDVARLRCGKTIPLLGMGTYCPQKDRESTISAVHQAIKIGYRHFDTAKIYGSEEALGTALGQAISYGTVQREDIFVTSKLWSSDHHDPISALTQTLKTMGLEYLDNYLVHWPIKLKPGVSEPVPKEEEFEKDVGIEETWQGMERCLEMGLCRSIGVSNFSSKKIYDLLDFASVSPSVNQVEMHPLWRQSKLRKVCEANNIHVSGYSPLGGPGNRWGSMAVIEHPVIKSIALKHNATPAQVALRWGMSKGASVIVKSFNGERMRENKRALDIKLDDQDLSFIDQLEEWKIMRGDFLVNQTTSPYKSIKQLWDDEI from the exons atgaggagTGACGTAGCACGGCTCAGGTGTGGGAAGACGATTCCATTGCTTGGAATGGGAACTTATTGTCCTCAAAAAGATCGAGAGAGTACCATCTCAGCCGTCCATCAAGCCATCAAG ATAGGGTATAGACATTTCGACACAGCAAAGATATATGGATCAGAAGAAGCTCTAGGAACTGCATTAGGTCAAGCTATCTCCTATGGAACTGTCCAAAGAGAAGATATCTTTGTGACTTCAAAGTTATGGTCTAGTGATCACCATGACCCTATCTCTGCCCTCACACAAACTCTCAA GACAATGGGGCTAGAATATCTAGATAACTACTTGGTGCATTGGCCAATAAAGCTAAAGCCAGGAGTGAGTGAGCCCGTCCCAAAGGAAGAAGAGTTTGAGAAAGATGTAGGAATTGAAGAAACTTGGCAAGGCATGGAGAGATGCTTGGAGATGGGTTTGTGTAGATCCATTGGTGTTAGCAACTTCTCTTCTAAAAAGATCTATGATCTTCTCGATTTCGCTTCTGTCTCTCCTTCTGTTAACCAG GTGGAGATGCATCCATTGTGGAGACAAAGCAAGCTAAGAAAAGTGTGTGAAGCGAACAACATCCATGTAAGTGGATATTCACCACTTGGTGGGCCAGGGAATCGTTGGGGGTCAATGGCTGTGATTGAACACCCTGTCATCAAATCAATTGCTCTCAAGCATAATGCCACTCCAGCTCAG gTGGCTCTCAGGTGGGGAATGTCAAAAGGGGCAAGTGTGATTGTGAAAAGTTTTAATGGAGAAAGAATGAGAGAAAACAAGAGAGCCTTAGATATCAAATTGGATGACCAAGACTTATCATTCATTGACCAATTGGAGGAGTGGAAGATCATGAGAGGAGATTTCCTTGTTAATCAAACCACAAGCCCTTACAAATCCATCAAACAACTTTGGGATGATGAGATATAA
- the LOC125605567 gene encoding cyclic dof factor 1-like, producing MLTCNPTSLFKTYQNLKSPDSKLKFSNLPNSKKKKRERQRPTKTLLIMLESKDPAIKLFGMKIPLSSTVFEAEEYELSAEQNQNETLTDQSDKEKNLKKPTKILPCPRCNSMETKFCYYNNYNVNQPRHFCKACQRYWTSGGTMRSVPVGAGRRKNKNNSSSHYRHVTINETNGPVLSFNLRDDHKTLEKNNHKPVDDSRTRNNEMNGLRCIPGVSWPYTWNHGFYPVYPYWNVPMVSSSPYSTPNSTLGKHSREEDETIKRKQMNGSVLVPKTLRIDDPNEAAKSSIWTTLGIKNEVMFKGFDSKKEVSINKEETETSLVLCANPAALSRSVNFHEQM from the exons ATGCTGACGTGTAATCCAACTTCACTTTTTAAAACGTATCAAAATCTCAAATCTCCCGATTCCAAACTAAAATTTTCCAATCTACCAAactctaagaaaaaaaaaagagagagacagagaccaACAAAAACGCTACTAATAATGCTAGAAAGTAAAGATCCAGCAATAAAGCTCTTCGGGATGAAAATTCCTCTTTCATCAACAGTTTTTGAGGCTGAAGAATATGAATTATCCGCAGAACAG AACCAAAACGAGACATTAACTGATCAATCGgacaaagaaaaaaacctaAAGAAACCAACCAAGATTCTTCCATGTCCAAGATGCAACAGTATGGAAACGAAGTTTTGTTATTACAACAACTACAACGTAAACCAACCTCGCCATTTCTGCAAAGCTTGTCAAAGATACTGGACCTCGGGTGGGACCATGAGAAGTGTCCCTGTCGGAGCCGGACGACGCAAGAACAAGAACAACTCATCTTCACATTATCGTCACGTCACCATCAATGAAACAAACGGTCCGGTCCTTAGTTTCAACCTCAGAGATGATCACAAGACTTTAGAGAAGAATAACCACAAGCCGGTTGATGATTCAAGAACACGTAACAACGAAATGAACGGTTTGCGTTGTATTCCTGGTGTTTCATGGCCGTACACGTGGAATCATGGTTTTTACCCGGTTTACCCTTATTGGAACGTGCCAATGGTGTCTTCTTCGCCTTATTCAACTCCTAATTCTACTCTTGGTAAGCATTCAAGAGAGGAAGATGAGACGATCAAGCGAAAACAGATGAATGGGTCTGTATTGGTTCCTAAGACTTTGAGAATTGATGATCCTAATGAAGCTGCAAAGAGTTCTATATGGACAACACTTGGGATCAAGAACGAAGTTATGTTCAAAGGGTTTGATTCCAAGAAAGAGGTTAGTATTaacaaagaagaaacagagactTCTCTCGTTCTCTGTGCAAATCCAGCTGCGTTATCAAGATCAGTTAATTTCCATGAACAGATGTGA
- the LOC125605566 gene encoding uncharacterized protein LOC125605566, with amino-acid sequence MSDHLSSCTDRLVTSDHLNSEGGSNESSGECSRAQATTKPIDDKEGSEQEHVIDEEEPLIQSVECRICQEEDSVKNLESPCSCSGSLKYAHRKCVQRWCNEKGDTICEICHKSYQPGYTAPPPDDTIIDMGEDWANGVPLDLNDPRILAMAAAERHFFDADYDEYADSNSSGTAFLRSAALILMALLLLRHAMNLSNNNSDDEEDDPSAFFFLFMLRAAGFLLPCYIMAWAISILQRRRQRQEAAALAAAEVAFMLHSGGGQRRGGLHYAVAPELVPSPQGQQHQPEAAPQ; translated from the exons ATGTCAGATCATCTGAGTTCATGTACCGACCGTCTCGTTACATCTGATCACCTTAATTCAGAGGGAGGATCCAATGAATCTTCTGGAGAATGTTCCAGAGCTCAAGCCACTACTAAACCTATAGATGATAAGGAAGGAAGCGAGCAAGAACACGTCATTGATGAAGAGGAGCCGCTTATTCAATCAGTTGAGTGTCGTATTTGCCAAGAAGAGGATTCTGTTAAGAACCTCGAGTCTCCATGTTCTTGTAGCGGCAGCTTGAAG TATGCTCATAGGAAGTGTGTTCAGCGTTGGTGTAATGAGAAAGGCGACACCATCTGTGAGATATGCCACAAG TCTTATCAACCTGGCTACACAGCTCCACCACCTGATGATACCATTATCGATATGGG TGAAGATTGGGCTAATGGTGTTCCCTTAGACTTGAACGATCCGCGCATTTTAGCAATGGCGGCTGCAGAACGTCACTTCTTTGATGCGGACTATGACGAGTATGCTGATTCTAACTCTAGTGGAACTGCGTTTCTTCGCTCTGCTGCACTTATC TTAATGGCACTTTTGTTGTTAAGACACGCTATGAACCTTTCAAACAACAACTcagacgacgaagaagatgatccATCAGCTTTCTTCTTT CTTTTCATGCTACGTGCTGCTGGTTTTCTCCTCCCGTGTTACATCATGGCTTGGGCCATCAGTATATTACAACGCCGTAGACAAAGACAG GAAGCAGCGGCTCTGGCCGCTGCAGAAGTTGCGTTTATGTTACACAGCGGTGGAGGACAACGCAGAGGAGGATTGCACTATGCTGTAGCACCTGAGCTGGTACCGAGTCCACAAGGGCAACaacaccaacctgaagctgcaCCGCAATGA